A genomic stretch from Lathyrus oleraceus cultivar Zhongwan6 chromosome 2, CAAS_Psat_ZW6_1.0, whole genome shotgun sequence includes:
- the LOC127123059 gene encoding uncharacterized protein LOC127123059, translating to MAAGGLDYSIRKKLDTQYLRDMAQLADRVRQVERLKAEKAKANKNYKKERVAYVEVEDEESEISNDPYGLEEFEVDLAELKEAPPYACKLLTPSNGRNPVKTEKNDRFPKKTYTFDVTKCDEIFDLLVKDGQMIVPPNRKIPPLEQWKKRGFYKYHNFLGHKTSRCFRFRDLIQNAIKDGRLKFGDRGRNQMKVDADPLNIADKNYVEPVEINMIDMVEVEVVKETRTEGYVLVGKQATDGLNNGVPFGIYVEGE from the coding sequence ATGGCCGCTGGAGGGTTAGACTATTCCATTAGGAAAAAGTTAGATACCCAGTATCTAAGAGATATGGCCCAATTAGCAGACAGGGTTCGACAGGTCGAACGTTTAAAAGCTGAAAAGGCCAAAGCGAATAAGAATTATAAGAAAGAAAGGGTTGCTTATGTCGAAGTCGAAGATGAGGAGTCTGAAATCTCTAATGACCCTTATGGTCTCGAGGAATTCGAAGTAGATTTGGCTGAATTAAAAGAAGCACCACCTTATGCTTGTAAATTACTTACACCTTCGAATGGCAGGAACCCTGTCAAAACTGAAAAGAATGATAGATTTCCAAAAAAGACTTACACATTTGATGTTACCAAATGTGATGAAATCTTCGATTTATTAGTAAAAGATGGCCAAATGATAGTGCCTCCTAATAGAAAAATTCCTCCGTTAGAACAATGGAAGAAAAGAGGTTTTTATAAATATCACAATTTTTTAGGCCATAAAACCTCACGATGCTTTCGTTTCAGGGATCTTATTCAGAATGCAATTAAGGATGGCCGCCTCAAGTTCGGTGACAGGGGGAGAAACCAGATGAAGGTTGACGCTGACCCCCTCAACATTGCTGACAAAAATTATGTTGAACCTGTCGAAATCAACATGATTGACATGGTGGAAGTGGAGGTTGTGAAGGAAACACGAACTGAAGGCTATGTGCTAGTTGGAAAGCAGGCTACTGATGGCCTAAATAATGGTGTTCCCTTTGGAATTTATGTCGAAGGTGAATAG